A DNA window from Bacillales bacterium contains the following coding sequences:
- the recX gene encoding recombination regulator RecX, with translation MAKITRITTQKKDSERFNVYVDRGQGEEFAFGVSADVLVAFALSKGKEIDEREMKSILFEDEIKKAYNRSLRFLSYRMRTEQEIRDYLQKKDVSGEVVDEVVRRLAENRFIDDTEFAKAFVSSRKRTSAKGPKAIKRELAKKGVSEELAERAAHDYAFEEQVEAAARFAEKRARSHRRKSTAETKRLIAQTLAGNGFSREVIEAALREAAFEKDADQEWEALVLQGEKALRKYGPADGWEAEQKIKQFLYRKGFDFGLIEKFIREYQSED, from the coding sequence ATGGCGAAAATTACGCGGATTACGACTCAGAAGAAGGACAGTGAACGCTTCAATGTTTATGTGGATCGCGGGCAAGGCGAAGAGTTCGCGTTCGGCGTCAGCGCGGACGTGCTTGTGGCGTTTGCGCTTTCGAAAGGAAAAGAAATCGATGAACGGGAAATGAAATCGATCCTTTTCGAAGATGAGATTAAGAAGGCGTACAACCGTTCGCTGCGCTTCTTGTCGTACCGGATGCGAACGGAACAGGAGATTCGCGATTATTTGCAAAAAAAGGACGTGAGCGGCGAAGTCGTTGATGAAGTGGTTCGGCGTCTCGCAGAGAACCGGTTCATCGACGATACGGAGTTCGCGAAGGCGTTCGTTTCCAGTAGGAAACGAACGTCGGCGAAAGGGCCGAAGGCGATCAAGCGCGAGCTGGCGAAGAAGGGCGTGAGCGAGGAGCTCGCGGAGCGAGCGGCGCACGACTACGCGTTCGAAGAACAAGTGGAGGCGGCGGCGCGGTTCGCGGAGAAGCGGGCGAGGAGCCATCGACGGAAGTCGACGGCGGAGACGAAGCGGCTGATTGCGCAGACGCTCGCGGGGAATGGGTTTTCCCGCGAGGTGATCGAAGCGGCGCTGCGGGAGGCGGCTTTTGAGAAGGACGCCGATCAGGAATGGGAGGCGCTCGTGCTGCAGGGGGAGAAGGCACTGCGCAAGTATGGACCGGCTGATGGCTGGGAAGCCGAGCAGAAGATCAAGCAATTTTTATATCGAAAAGGCTTTGATTTCGGGCTGATTGAGAAGTTCATTCGGGAATATCAATCTGAAGATTGA
- the sspK gene encoding small, acid-soluble spore protein K — MRNKAKNFPDRISLSGEPRAKDEFASKRANGTTNTHPRERMFESNRTHHRKD; from the coding sequence ATGCGAAACAAAGCCAAGAACTTTCCCGATCGGATTTCATTATCCGGCGAACCGAGAGCAAAAGATGAATTTGCCTCGAAACGCGCAAACGGAACGACCAACACTCATCCGCGTGAACGGATGTTTGAATCGAATCGAACGCACCATCGGAAAGACTAA
- a CDS encoding 5'-nucleotidase C-terminal domain-containing protein — MKNFSKIVLCIATMLVFSSLPAFAAGNGHHPNDNWKHRYIPVQLLGINDFHGQLNKYREIDGKEVGGAAYLAAYLEKLEQQNKNTLLVHAGDAVGASPPISALMQDEPTIEILNELGFDVGTAGNHEFDEGVEEMLRLINGGYSPLTGDFEGANFPYVLANVVDEETGQPILPPYLVKKVNGMPIGFIGVVTTETPKIVTPGGTDGVEFIDEAEAINQAVAALHEKGVHAIVVLAHVSASSDLDGTNPGGRATEIARSINDDVDVIFAGHNNHYTNTVVDDKLIVETYSYGTSIADVQLKIDPRTKDVAAKSAEIVLTDHERVQPDPEILQMVEGYKKKVETYTERVVGVAAEDITEEQSPAGESALGDLIADSHRAAMGSDFAVMNEGGIRHNLEAGEITWGDLFTIQPFGNQLIQKEITGAQLKALLEQQWQGAIGMLQISGFHYAWDPDAPVGDKVVELTLPDGTPILMDETYTIAANAFLAKGGDGYTVLTEAANAVYGPIDLEATVHYIENQPQPIDQSIEGRITVNP, encoded by the coding sequence ATGAAGAACTTCAGCAAGATTGTGTTGTGCATCGCAACGATGCTCGTTTTCTCAAGCTTGCCGGCTTTTGCGGCGGGAAACGGTCATCATCCGAATGACAATTGGAAGCATCGTTACATACCGGTGCAGCTGCTCGGCATTAACGATTTTCACGGACAGCTGAACAAGTATCGGGAAATCGACGGGAAAGAGGTGGGCGGTGCCGCTTATCTTGCCGCCTATTTGGAAAAACTCGAACAGCAAAACAAAAACACGCTGCTTGTGCATGCAGGCGATGCTGTCGGCGCAAGCCCGCCGATTTCCGCGCTCATGCAGGACGAGCCGACGATCGAAATTTTGAATGAACTCGGTTTTGACGTCGGAACTGCAGGCAACCATGAATTTGATGAAGGCGTCGAAGAAATGCTGCGTTTGATTAACGGTGGATACAGCCCGCTCACGGGTGATTTTGAAGGAGCGAATTTTCCGTACGTGCTGGCGAATGTGGTTGATGAGGAAACGGGTCAACCGATTTTGCCTCCTTATCTTGTGAAAAAAGTGAACGGGATGCCGATTGGGTTTATCGGCGTGGTCACGACGGAAACTCCGAAAATCGTCACGCCGGGCGGAACGGACGGTGTGGAATTCATTGACGAAGCCGAAGCGATCAACCAAGCGGTTGCCGCCCTTCATGAGAAAGGTGTCCATGCGATCGTCGTGCTTGCACACGTATCTGCATCTTCGGACCTCGACGGCACGAATCCCGGCGGACGCGCAACGGAAATCGCTCGCAGCATCAATGATGACGTCGATGTCATTTTTGCGGGTCACAACAATCATTACACCAATACAGTGGTCGACGATAAACTAATCGTTGAAACGTATTCGTACGGCACATCGATTGCCGACGTCCAGTTGAAAATTGATCCGCGAACGAAGGATGTCGCGGCTAAATCGGCCGAAATCGTTTTAACCGACCACGAAAGAGTTCAGCCTGATCCGGAAATTTTGCAAATGGTCGAAGGATACAAAAAGAAAGTCGAAACCTACACGGAACGCGTTGTCGGTGTTGCTGCCGAAGACATTACGGAAGAGCAGTCACCGGCAGGCGAATCCGCGCTCGGCGATTTGATTGCCGACTCCCACCGAGCGGCGATGGGCTCCGATTTTGCAGTCATGAACGAAGGAGGCATTCGCCATAATTTAGAAGCCGGCGAAATCACTTGGGGAGACTTGTTCACAATTCAACCGTTCGGTAATCAGTTGATTCAAAAAGAAATTACTGGTGCGCAATTGAAAGCATTGCTCGAGCAGCAATGGCAAGGTGCGATCGGCATGCTGCAAATTTCCGGCTTTCATTATGCGTGGGATCCCGACGCACCTGTCGGCGACAAAGTCGTTGAACTTACGTTGCCTGACGGAACGCCGATTCTTATGGATGAAACCTACACGATCGCCGCGAATGCGTTTCTCGCCAAAGGGGGAGACGGATACACGGTTTTGACCGAAGCCGCGAATGCCGTGTACGGTCCGATCGATCTCGAAGCGACGGTGCATTATATCGAAAATCAACCGCAACCGATCGACCAATCGATTGAAGGACGGATCACAGTTAACCCATAA
- a CDS encoding YfhH family protein: MDKRYSEMTVQELKDEIAELSEKARKAERLGIVNEFAVLQRKMTMAKAYMLDPSEFQPGETYEIEGDPGSRFVIDYLNGTFAWGYKEGSKTKQAFPISLLKKKQA, from the coding sequence ATGGATAAACGGTATTCGGAAATGACAGTTCAAGAATTGAAAGATGAAATCGCGGAGTTGTCGGAAAAGGCAAGGAAAGCCGAACGGCTCGGCATCGTGAATGAATTTGCGGTTCTTCAGAGGAAAATGACGATGGCGAAGGCGTATATGTTGGATCCGAGCGAATTTCAACCGGGAGAAACGTATGAGATCGAAGGAGACCCAGGTTCTCGTTTTGTGATCGATTACTTGAACGGCACGTTTGCCTGGGGTTATAAAGAAGGGAGCAAAACAAAGCAGGCATTTCCCATCTCGCTGTTGAAGAAAAAGCAGGCATGA
- a CDS encoding metal-dependent hydrolase: MDTGTHVVMGVGLGGLAMLDPVVAHSPAAEQTVFAATLIGSLAPDFDTIFKLKDNAVYIKQHRGFSHSLPALLIWSLLIWGTLVLFNPVPSELHLWLWSLAAVCLHVFVDLFNAYGTQALRPFSRRWIAFGIINIFDPAIFFLHAAGIAFWALGLFPPGPTFLAVYTVLFFYYFWRYFAYKQVQERVISQVPDAEYVNLSPTIRWTQWHASAKTPDAFYVLQVSRNEAVTLDRFKPKPFSEIPKQVLEDENVRAFLNFSPIYIWDETEYPDLREIRLVDLRYRNRAGHYPFVAIALLDEQDHVVSSFTGWVHSERKLQKKLELQMDVN, encoded by the coding sequence ATGGATACCGGTACCCATGTCGTGATGGGAGTCGGGTTAGGCGGACTGGCGATGCTCGATCCCGTCGTCGCCCACTCTCCGGCCGCCGAACAAACGGTGTTTGCTGCGACGTTGATCGGTTCGCTCGCACCCGATTTCGATACGATTTTCAAATTGAAGGATAATGCCGTATATATTAAGCAGCACCGTGGGTTTTCCCACTCATTGCCGGCCCTTCTGATCTGGTCGTTGTTGATCTGGGGAACATTGGTTTTGTTCAACCCCGTTCCTTCCGAGCTTCACCTTTGGTTATGGTCGCTGGCCGCGGTCTGCCTCCATGTGTTCGTTGATTTATTTAATGCCTACGGAACACAGGCATTGCGGCCGTTCTCACGGCGGTGGATTGCTTTCGGGATCATCAACATTTTCGACCCGGCGATCTTTTTTCTTCATGCCGCGGGCATCGCCTTTTGGGCGTTGGGTCTCTTTCCGCCCGGCCCTACGTTTTTGGCGGTTTACACCGTGCTTTTCTTTTATTATTTTTGGCGATACTTTGCCTACAAGCAAGTGCAGGAGCGCGTCATCTCGCAAGTTCCCGACGCCGAATACGTTAATTTGTCACCGACCATCCGTTGGACGCAATGGCATGCGTCCGCTAAGACGCCTGACGCTTTCTATGTGTTGCAAGTAAGCCGCAACGAAGCCGTTACGCTCGACCGATTTAAACCAAAACCTTTCTCGGAGATCCCGAAGCAAGTGCTTGAAGATGAAAACGTACGGGCGTTTCTTAATTTTTCGCCGATTTACATTTGGGATGAAACGGAATATCCCGATCTTCGCGAAATTCGACTTGTCGATTTAAGATACCGGAACAGAGCGGGACATTATCCTTTCGTCGCGATCGCGTTGCTTGACGAGCAAGACCATGTGGTGAGTTCGTTTACCGGCTGGGTTCACAGCGAGCGGAAGCTGCAAAAGAAACTGGAATTGCAAATGGACGTGAATTGA